The genomic window CGGACAACTGCTCTTTAAAGAAGGCGCTGCCCGGTTGGATGTATCGCTTTCCGGGGCAGCCGGGGTCTTTCCATTGCTGTGGCGCATGTTTGCCGAACCTTTGATCTTCATCGGTCTGGTCTGCTATGGAGTCTCCACTGTCTTTTGGATATTAGTCTTGAAACAGAAGAACTTATCCATGGTTTATCCGTTGATCGCCAGCAGCTACATTTTGGTGGTATTCTTTTCGTGGCTGTTCCGGCATGAAACAGTCGCGCCGTCGCGTTGGGTGGGAGCGTTGATCATCACGGTCGGCGTCTGGCTGATCGCCCGGGGTTGACAGTCCTTTCGAAACATCATACCCTCATTTTGCGGACGGGGCGTCTCCGGAGCCGGTCGCCACAGTTGCTTCCATGAAGGATAATTCTATGGCGATGACCGCCATGGTTCATTCCGTAACAGAAGAGCCAATGGCGACGATCGCCGTCGTTCCTTTTGCGGTTCAGGTAACTATGGCGACGACTGCCGTTGTTCATTCGACGATTGAAGAGCCCACGGCAGTATTGCCGCCGTTCGTTTTGCGGTTCAGGTAACAATGGCGGCGACCGCCATTACTTATTCCGTAACACGGAATGGGATAGCGGCCGTCGCCACAGTTTTGTTTGAAGTTCGCGATCTTTCATTAATCCCTGTCATTCATCCTTGGCGGCGTCCCGCGGGATCTGGTTCCGGACAACAAAAAACACGATGACCTATCGTGCCTTCTGCACTCTTTGTAATGAAACATACCGGTTCAAAGGGTGTTCACGCGCTGCGGCCAAAATACGGCACACCAACCCCGCAGCCATCGAACCCTCGATAGCCGTTCCCGGTTTGGGCATCGCAAGGACGTCTCATGGACGAGTCGGGTCCTGGGACGCAAGCAGCGGTTTTAGCAAATCACTAATCTTAAAGATCAGTTCATCGACTGACAGGCCGTCACATGGCATGGTCAGATCGGCATTGGCCTCGTATAACGGAATCCGCTCGTGGTACAAATCCACCAGCTGCTGACCCTCGGCCAGCGCAATCCCCCGGCTGGCCATGTTTTGAATCCGTTGTTCGATCGCGGGATAGGACAGTTGCAAATAGACCAGAATGCTGTCCCGTCGCAGCTGTTCGATGGCGGGCGCGCTATAGATGACACTCCCGCCGGTGGCGATCACCGTATCCGCGACCCGGATCTGCTGGACTACGGCCGCCTCAATCTGAAGAAACTCGACCACGCCATCCTGATCGATGATGGATTGCAATAACCGGCCTTCCCGTTGCTGAATGATCAGATCGGTATCGAGAAAGGCCATCCCCAAATGTTTGGCCAGCAATACTCCTAACGTGCTCTTGCCGGAACCGGGCATGCCGATAAAGACGATGTTTTTTCCGTTCATATCTTCCCTCATTGATTTCAGAGAATTGCATCATGATTGGGCAAAAAAATTTATAAGAATAAGGCAATTCTCTCATTGTTCACGATGATCAATAATTGGCCGGCATTCGAAAATATCCTACAGATTTCGAGCGATGTTCGCTGAATTTAATCCATTCTTAACCTTTTGCCGAATATCACTTGACGGCGGGCCAAAGGAGTCCATCCCTACCAGGCAAAAATATAGCGCCGCAAGTGGTTCGCGGCGCCTTTTCTCGCTACGGATTGAACCGGGGCTGCAAGTGCTCAAGGACGACGCGCTGCTCCGGCCAAAAAGAATTTGAGGGAACGGGCGGTCGCTTCGCGGATCAACCGTTGGGAATCGGCCAGGGCTTCCTCCAAGGTCATCGGGCGGCTGATGATCGAAGTGACCGCGGTGATGCCACTTTGGTATACCTGTTCATAACCGGCGCCCAGCGAACCGGCGATGCCGATCACGGGAACCCCGGCCGCCCCGGCCAATTTTCCAACGCCGCTGATGGTCTTGCCGAAAGCGGACTGGAAATCGATCCGGCCCTCTCCGGTCAGCACCAGTTGCGCGTCTTGCAACTGCTTTTCAAATTGAGTGACTTCCATCACGAGTTCGATCCCCGACGTCAGCCGGGCATTCAGGAAAGCGACTAAGCCGCCCCCCAAGCCGCCGGCCGCGCCCGCTCCGGGCAGCCACTGAATATCCTGGCCCAACTCTTCCCGCACCCGCTCCGCCAACCGTTCCAAACCGGCATCCAACTGCGCCACCATCTCCGGAGTCGCTCCTTTTTGCGGTCCGTAAACGGCGGCTGCGCCTTCGGGACCGGTTAACGGATTGGTCACATCGCAAGCCACCAAAAATTCGGTCGATGCGATCCGCGGATCGAGCCCGCTGCGCTCGATCCGCGCCAGGCGGCCCAGATCCCCTCCGCCTTCCTTCAATTCCAGGCCGGCGGCGTCCAGAAAACGGACTCCCAATGCCTTCGCCATTCCGGTCCCGCCATCATTGGTGGCGCTGCCGCCAATCCCCAGAATAATCTTTTTGACGCCTAAGTCAAGCGCGGCGCGGATCAATTGCCCCGTTCCATAGGTGGAGGTGATCAAAGGGTTCTTTTCCGCCTCGCTCAAGAGTGGCAGGCCCGATGCCGCCGCCATCTCGATGATCGCCGCGCTCCGGTCGCCGGTCAAGCCAAAAAAGGAACGGATTTCCCGGCCCAACGGATCCCGGGCCGGGCACGGAATGATCTCCCCGGCGGTCGCCGTAACTACTGCTTCAACCGTTCCCTCGCCGCCGTCCGCCATGGGCATTTTGACAACGGCCGCATCGGGAATGAGCGCGGCGATGCCGTCGGCCATCGCCTTGCAGACTTGCGGCGCGGTTAAGCTGCCTTTAAAAGAATCCGGGGCCAGTATTATCTTCATCATCATCTTCCTTTGCTGAAAGCTGTTGTTTGGGCCAATCTTTCACATCGCCAAAACCTGTTTCCAGATGGCTTCATCCACGGGGATTCCCTGCTCCAGATTTTCGTTGCGGGTTTGCAGCGTTCGCTCGCCGGGATAATAAATCCGCTCCCCCTCCCGCAGCGGCTCGGACTGGTGAATATGATCGATCAATCGCATGATCGTCCCGCGCACCGCCTCCGGATCCGGCAGCACCGATAAGTCAAAGGCCAAAAAAACCTGGGACAAAGCGTATTCGCTCTCCAAGCGGCCGATCTCAGCCGTGGAATTGCCGCCGGAAAGAACTGTCGCCACCAAGTCCAGTAAGAAGGAGAGCCCGGAACCTTTCCAATACCCGATTGGCAATCCCAACAGAGTTTCACTGATTGCTTCCGGATCCCGGGTGATCTTTCCCTCTTTGTCAAAGCCGCCGTCGAACGGCAACATTTCATGGCGCCGTTGGTAAATTTCGACCTTTCCCATGGAAAACTGGGATAGGGCCATATCCAAAACAATATGTCCTGCCGCGCGCGGCACAGCCAATACCAAAGGATTATTCCCCAAACGGCGCTCCCGCCCTCCCCAGACGGGCATATTCGGCGTGGTATTGCTCCAGCAGATTCCGATGCATTCCGCTTCTGCCGCTTGCCATCCATAAGTACCGCCGCGCATCCAATGGTTCGTGTTTTTCAGTGCCACGCAGCCCATGCCATTCTCCCGGGCCTGCTGAATCGCACGATTCATGGCAAATTGAGCATTCAAGCTGCCCGGTCCCAAGTGCCCATCCCAGCGCTCCCAGGTTCCGAAACGTTGTACGAGTTCCGGTTGGGCATCCATGGCGATGTACCCTTTTTGGATGTATTCGATAAACCGCGGAAACCGGTTCAATCCGTGAGAGTACACCCCGTCACGGCTATTATCGGCGAAAATTTTGGCGCAGGCGCCCGCCCGCTCTATCTCAAACCCTTGTCTGCAAAGCACCCGGGTGAGCTGTTCGACCATCTCGGCGTAATTGACCCGTTTCATCGAAGCCTCCTTAAAAAAACTTTTCTGGTTTTAAATAGTATTTCCGCATAAAATACGAAAAACCAGAAGCTTCCCGCTACTGGTTATTACTGAAGATGGATTAAAACCCGCATCATTTTTTAAACAATCGATCCAATTTTTCGAGATTCGGCTGGCTCAAAGCAGCTAACTGATTTTCCTTCTGAATCTCCCGATAGACCTCTTCCCGGTGCACCGCAACTTCACGAGGAGCGGTAATCCCTAGCTTGACTTGGTCGCCTTTCACATCCACGATGGTAATCTTGACGTCATCGCCGACCATGATACTCTCATTCAACTTACGGGTTAATACCAACATCAGGGATCCTCCTTGACTTGTGGAGATTCATGTCTCAAATATATACCTTGATATTTTCTCCGAAAGTAAGAAAATCCCTTTTTTTTCTTTCAGCGGACCGCTGTTTTTTTGTGGATTGACGTATCGCTGGATGTGAACAGCGGATGCCTCAGCTGGTATGCTGGATGGTGAAGGATGATCTGCTTGCCCATCCGCGATGAGAGGCCAACGATAATGGGCGCCGCCAGATTCACTGTTGCCTGGCTGATATCGGCGGGAAGCACCACCACCGCGTACGTAACCGCCTCGGCGGGAGACGCGAGACCGATCTCCGCCGCATCCTCATCGGAGATTTCGAAGGAGAATCCCGGCGCAACCTGATTGAACTCAATGAGGATAAGAGCCAGTTCCGGCTGTTCTATGGATTGGAGAATGAAAAAAGGCGAATCTTCCTTATAATGCATGATGGTATACACGTGACGGCTTTCAAACCCCGGCAATCCATTTTTAAACGTAATGCAGTCGGCTTCCGAAATCTCTTGCGGTCCGAAAAATTTGGTTTCGATTTGCATCAGGCTCATCCTTCCTCTGACATCAATTCATTCATTTGAATATCCCACTCATGATCATCGGAAAATTCCAATAAACCTTTATATGAAAAATGACACAATTTCAAAAAAATGTAAAGGAATGTAAAATTATTTCAAATACAATAAAGAAGACGCCGTATGTCGTCTTCTTATGAATAAATTATAACATGATCGTCTCACATTATGGAATATATTTTAAAATAAATTTCCCAATTCAAAACGGCCGTTTCAAAAACATTAGTCCAAATAATCCAGCAACGTCTTGGGAATCAGCTGCCCGGAAATCTGCAACGCCGCGTCATAGGCTGCTTGCTGCGTCTTTAATTCCATGACAATCCGGGCGTATTCAGTATCATTGATAGTACTCATCATCGAGGTTAGATAATCCTCCACCCCCGACATTCGCGTGATTCCGCTCTCCAGCCGGTTAACCTTGGTTCCGATTTGGCTCTGCGCCACCAGCACTTTTTGTTGATCCTGTTTGAATAGGCGAATGTCTTCATCGCCCAATGCGTCCAAATCGCCGGTTCGCAAATCCTGACTGAATTTGCGGAGATTGGTAAAGATGGAATCGAATATATCAGCCCCTACCTGGTTGACACCCAAGCTAACGCCCACGTTAATCTCATAATTGAGGGAACCGTAATCCCCTTCATAATTGGGCCTTGCCTGATCGGAATGGTCGCCGCTGATAAAGCCCATCTTATCCAGGATATCCGCGCTGGAACCCGATTCCAGTTTGATCGGCAATGTTTTATTCGCGCCGCTCGGATCCTGATAAACCAGACTCAATTGATTGTCCGAATTCACGCTCACTTTGATGTTGGCATAATCGCCGCCGATATTCTGAATCTTCTTTTCCAATTGGGCTGCGAACTCCGTCAGAGAATAGGTTCCGCTATCCAAGCTGATCTCGTAGGAGGTCCCCTGGCCCAGGCTTATCTTGAAACGATTATCCTCATTGGCAAAATAGTTGGCGTTGATGGAATACTTGGAACTGGCATCCGGAAGCGTATTTAAGGGGCTGTCCAATTTGGCGTAATATTTGCCCGCCACCGAATCATATTCGACACTCTTGATAGTCCGGGTCTGGCCCTGACCGGCTCCGTCGGTAATGGTGATCGGCATTCCCATGTAAAAACTGGTCGTTATGGCATTGGAATCTAAGTAAATCTTATCCGAATCCGCGCTCGCCGCACTGACAGTCCCTTCCAACGGAGGGCTCAGGGAATACACCGAAGTGGCATCCGGCAAGGGTACTGACCAGGAACCACTCAAGGCAGCCTCTTTGGTCGTTCCGTCATAACCGGTAATGGTCTGCGTCTGGCCTGCCCCCGGACCGCTGACAATCGTGATGGTCCAGTTTTTATAAAAATCAGCCGTAGCCGTCGCATCGGAAGTCAATGTAACGGAGCTCCCGGTAGCCGAGGCAACCTGTCCGGTCAAGGGATATTTGCCCAATACCGTAACCGGGGAACTAATGCTCGTTCCGACCAATTGACGGGTCGTGGCCTGATCGGCGAAGCCCAGCTGTCCGAGGGTACTGTCAACAACGTCATAGGTGGAAGTGGCGCTTACAGCCGTATTGCAAGCTTCATCCAACGTCGCGGTTCGGGTCGCTCCGTCATAGGAGACGATCTTACGGGTTTCAAGCGTTCCATCGCTGTTTTTGAAAGTAACGGTGTTGCCGGTATAAAAATCATCCGTAGCATCCGCGGAAGAATCCAATACAATCGTCGGGGGAGTCCCCGCCGGAGCGCTGGCCGCTTGCACATTCCCGCTTGCAGTCACGGCGTTCCGGAGCACCACCGTATGGGTTTTTCCATCCGGCGGAGTCGTTCCGGCATAAAAAGTTATCTTGTTATCAGGCGTCATTTTAACGGAAACCGGTACCGCAAAACCAGCGACATCGAGTTGTTTTTGAATCGCTTTCGTCAAGTCGTTCAGCGTTTTACCGGAAGTTCCGTCATAGACGCCGTAAGATTCAACCGGCAAAACGATGGTTTTCACGGTGCCGTCATCCAATTGCAGTTGAAATCGGTTATTGGAGGCATCGATGACAATCGGTTGATCGTGAAGATCGAGGGGATTTCCCGAAACGCTAACCCGCAGATTGTAAGGAATGCTTGTAACATCGGTGCCGGCAAAGATATATCGATTATCGATATTGGTATTGGCGACTTCCATAATCCCGGAACAAATTTGATCGATTTCTTCGGCAATGGCAATTCGTTGTTCATCGGAGAGCGTGCTGTTGGCGCCTCTCTCTAATAACTCGTAGGCACGCTGTAAATACTCATCTACGCTTTGAAGCGCCTTGTCCGCCGAATTAAGCCAGGTCCTGGCCTCTTGCGAGTTATTCGTATACTGTTTAATCTGGTAAATGCTGCTGTTCATCAACATGGTACGCGCTGTGCCGATGGGATCATCCGACGGTCGCTGGATCACGACTCCGCTGGCATACTGGGAGCTTTTTTTCTGGATTTCCGCTTCCCGGCTCATGATATCCGACAAAAAGCTTAAAGAGTTCATTCGGCTGGTAACACGCATGTCAGATCGCCCCTTTTCAGACTTTCAGCCGGTTAATAATGACGTCCAATAATTCATCCATCGTGGTGATCACTTTGGATGCAGCATCAAAGGCATGGTTGAAGATTAGCGAATTAGCAGTCTCTTCATTCATTGAAACACCCGAAACGGACTCCCGTTTTTGATTCAAGCTCGTCACCAAGAGATTTTGATTCTTCACCCGGCTCTGGGCACTTGCGGAATCGACCCCCAGCTTCGCTACAACTCCCGCAAAAAACTCACCGATTGTCGCGGTTTTACCGTTAAACAATTTTTGCTGGAAGATTCCGGCCATTTTGTCCGAATTGCCGGAATCACCGGAGGCTCCGGTGGCGGAAGCCGCAATTTTGCTGGAATTAAGTTGAATATCGGCGGAAACGCCAATGTCGGCCGCTCCGGTACCCGTAAAAAACATTCCTCCGGGCTTTCCTTCCAGATCAAAACCCTGTTGGTGCTGTTTATTCATCTCCGTAATCAACGTACTGGTTAATGTGTCCAAATCCGCCATCATATTCGGCAGGGCCGTATCCCGAATATCCAGCAATCCCTTGAGCATACCGTTGGAAACGGAGATTTTACTGGAAGCCGGGTCGGCGACTCCTTTCCAGGTAATATCGGAGATGGTCGGATCGGCCGGGTTCGGCGTCGTGGTCAGCTGATTATACTCAACCCCGCTGACTAATGTTCCTCCGCCCAATGTCACCGTGGCGCGGTTTTGCTGATCGAAGGAAACCCGGATATTTACCAGTTCCGAAAGCTTTTCCAACACAATATCCCGCTGATCCAAGAGGTCGTTGGGTTGATCGCCTTGGATGGTGACTTTACCGATTTGATCATTGAGATCAGCCAATTGCGTAGCATAGTTATTGATGGTTTTCACCGTGTCTTGAACCTGCTTGTCCACCGTGGAACGGAGATTTTTCAAGTCGTTATACGTTTGCTTGATATAATCGGTTAACGTTACGGCGGTTGAAGCCACGATATCGCGAGTAGAGGGATCTGCGGCCTTGCTGCCCTGTAAATCTTGTAACGATTTCCAAAAAGCATCCAGAGTCGACTGGATACCGGTTTTCGAGGGTTCGTTCATGATTCGCTCGATTTGATCGAGCAAATCGTTTTGCGAATTCCAATAGTTGAGCGTAGACGTTTCCTTCCGGATCTGTTCGTCGAGCAGTAGATCGCGAATCCGGTTGATCGAAGCAACGTCCACCCCGGTCCCGAGTTGCCCGGCAGATATCTCGGCGTTAGCGGAAGGATATGAGAAAGGATCGGTTGCGACAATATTCGCCACTTGTCTCGTATAACCAGGCGTTCCGGCATTCACCATATTATGACTGATTACATCCAATGCCTTTTGCGCCGCCATCAAACCCCGCTTGCCAATTTCCACTCCAAAAAAAGTCGAAGACATCCTTGTCACCCCTTGAAATCAAGAATATTCACTTTATTCTGGCCCGTCATCAACTTTCCCGTCGGATTATAAGTTCCCGTATCATCATCCATGGAAGTCCAGGCATTAATGGTAAACCGGACTAAACTCAAAAAATCCTGCAGGATAATTTGGTTGAATTCATTCTCTTCCTTAATCTCCAAGACCAGCTTTTTCATCTGGGCAATATACGATGCAACGGGTTCCGGAATTGCGGAGCCGTTTTTCGCACTGGAAATAAAAATCTGTGTCTGCTCCGAGCAGACACTTTGAATTTCTTTTAACTTTTTTGCAGCGGCCTCTTCGCGGAGAACGATATCATTCAATTGTGACAGATTATCATTCAGTAATGCGGCTTTTTTGGCTAAAGCGAGACCTTTCAATTCTTGCAACAGTTCAATTTCTTGGCCCAAAAGCAATTCAAATTCTTGGGCATCAGACATCTACGCTTACCTCCCGGCAAGTTCATCCACGAGGCTCCGGTTGATCATTTTCTGGGCGATTTCGTCCCCCGTCACATGATATCGGCCGTCCTGGATGAGTTCTTTTAATTCACTTACTTTATCGGCACGAATATCCGGAGACTTTAGTACCTGTTCTTTGATGAGGTTTAACTCCTGCACTTTATTGGAGAGCAACAGCACATCGGCGCGGGGCATGGATGAATTGTCAGCGAAAGCGATCCGCCTCGAATAATGGTAACAACTGTTGAGTTGCAGCACCGTTTGGACTTGTTTATTTGAAATAATCATCCTAACCACCCCGTTATAAAAGCATTATAATATATTATCGTCAACTCCGAGGAAAACTTTAGAACCTTTCTGCCCGAAAATACATTTTTTGCAAAGTCTCTCCTTCATTCCAAACGAAATATTAGAGATTGGGTTTCTTAAAAGTTGTTTCCAATCGTCCCTCACGCAAGAATCTTGAAATCACCCGGACATCCACTCCAGTCGCTTTACTTACTTCCGGAACCGTGGTGTTTGGGTGCCCGTAAATAAACTCGCGCACTTTTTCAAACTCCGTTTGCTCCTGAAGGAAACAATTATTGCAAATTTCAACTCCGACAAAATTGAAAATTTTGCCGCAGCGCTTGCAATTCCTTATTTCCATAAATTAACCCCCTGCTTTGGAACCAAACCACTGGGAGTCGATGACCCCGGCTGCCAGGGTCAGGACTTTAACGTCTCGCGCACCGCCTCGTAATAAAACCCGGGCTGCTTCGGAAGCGGTGGCTCCGGTTGTCAAAATATCGTCGATCAGCAAAACTCTGGCGCCCGTCAACCCACTGTGGTCAACCACCCGGAAAGCTCCGCTGATATTCGCAAACCGTTCTTCTTTGTCTAAGGCGTTCTGTGATTCGGTTAGTTTTTCTCTCATCATTATACTGTATGTTGAACGAATTCCCAAATAGTTTCGGAGCGGATTAGCCAGTAATTCGGCCTGATTATAGCCGCGAAGCATCATTTTTTGGCTGTGAATCGGAATTGAAACAATCCGGTCGATTTTTCGTACAAACTCCGAATGAAGTTTCGCCCATTCCACCAGCAGCTCTCCCAGAGCCGGACCCAAATCCGGCCGGTAGCGATATTTCAGCTCCGCCAAATACTCGCGGAGCGCCCCTTCATAAAGCGCTACGGAACGGGCTTGCGAAAAATAATATTGATTCCGTTCACATTGGGAACACTGCCGAGCATGAGCGACCGCTAATCGTAACGGCCGTCCGCAACGTTCGCAGATCGGCGGAACGATTAACGCTATCCGCTGGAGGCAGCGTCTTCCCAGCCCCCGCTGGATGCTCTCTTCCTGATGACAGACGGGGCAAAGTTGCCGCGGTGGAAAGATCAGCTCCGCAATTCCGGAGCCGAGCGATTGATACCATTTTTTTGCTTCTTTTTTTATCATCGACCGCCCCTCTTGAAAAATTTATGAGACCTTAGACCCAATTTTTTAATGAATATCCAAGAAACCCTTAATGAATCGACCATAAAACCATAAGCTGGCGAATATTGGATGAGATCTCCAGCCTTCACGAAGCAACGGGGTGAATAGTTTTTACTCCTGATATCAACGCCCCCAGGCCTCGATGTTTTTAAGAAGATTCATCCAAGAACCCCAATTGATATCCCGCCTCATTCATCCGCGATATCCAGGTGACCGCCTCATGCATCGCCCGGCTTTGCCGTTTGCCGGCGAAGCAGACTTGAGCGGCTTCGCCCATTCTCCCGACCCGTCCCGCGATCTGAACCAGGGTCCGGCAATCGAAGATTGCTTCATCATCAGCGTTTAAAACCACTACATCCAAGTTTGGAATCGTAATTCCCCGCTCAAAGACCGTGGAAACGACCAGAAAATCATGAGCGCCATCCAACAAGGCTGCTTTGGCCTCCAGCCGGCCGGGCGTCCGCGCATGAACATATTTTCCCTTCAATGTCCGGCTTTGTGCCCAATCACAAAGCGCCCGGCCGAATTGTTCCACCTCGCGGACGGTGGGGAGAAATACTAACAGCTTGCGGCCGTTTGAATGGAGGGCCTCCAGCTTTTCCCGGAGAAAGGGCGGCGGTTGCCAATCTTTCCGTCCGACCGGATTCAGGGCAGTCCGCAAGATCTGCGGGACAATCAAGGGCCGGCGGTGCGGCCGCGCCGGGATCTCCACCACCGGGATCTCTCCTCTCGCGGCCCGCGCCCGCAATTCCCGATCCGGAGTAGCGGTCATCATCACCAGCTTGCCTTGGGGTTTCAAGGCCCGGCGCACCGCAAAATGCAACATTTCACTTCCGAAATACGGAAATGCATCCTCTTCATCGAGAATAATCAAGTCGAAGGCTTGATAGAACCGCAAACACTGATGAGTGGTGGCGAGGACCAGGGACGACTCCTCGTAACGCCCGCCGCTGCCGCCATACAGCGCCACCAATGTCTGTGCGGGGAAAGCCTTTTGAAAACGCGGCTCGAGCTCTTGAACAACATCCTTGCGGGGCACCGCGAAAAGAACCCGGCCTCCCGCGCTCAACACTTTGGCAACTGCTCCGAAGCTGACCTCCGTCTTGCCGCCGCCGCACACCGCCCAAACCAGAAACTGCCGCTCCCCGCCATCCAAAAACTGTTCCAATGCGGACGAAGCCCTTTTTTGCGGCGGAGTCAGCTCAAAATCGAAATGAGGAAGAATCGCCTCTTCCGCCACGGGCTCCTCGGAACGCGGCTGGGAATACAGTGGCAAGCAACTCTTGGCAACTCCCATGCTCCGGCAATGAGGACAGGTATAACACCGGGAATTGCCGCAAAAATAACAATCATCCTCCAGGATACCTGTCGTTGCGCCACAACGCCGGCAGAAAGGGAGGCCCAGCCGGTCCACGCTGACTGCCGCCTCGCGGCGGACCCGGGAATGAAAATACAAATATTGCATCCAATCTTCGGGATTCCAAGGAACTTCCAGTCCCTTGGCGGCGATCAACTCCGGCAGTTCGGTACCGAGCAGGATCCTTCCCTGAAGGAGCCCGGTCAAATCCGGAAAATCCAAACTCTCAGGGCGAAGTTCCGCCAGGGATAGCTTTACCGGAGGCAATATCCTATGCGGCTGAATGGTTTGAACGGCGCGCTTCACCATCCGGAAAAACAGGCCGGATTTCAGTTTCAAGCCGGGGGTCGACAGCTGCTCCAGGACCCATTCCGCCAGATATAACGGGAGGGGCGGCTTGATAATCTGTAGCGCAGTGAACCCCTCCTCCGCCAAAAAATAAGCGTCGATCCGGGGATTGCTGCTCAACGATACTCGAAAACGGCCTTCGTCGCTTTCGGCCAAATACAGGAAATATTTCGGCGCGAGCAACTCCTCACCTCATCCGTTCCCACGGCGCGCCGCCAGTCGTTTATAAAAACGCCATCCGCAGCCTCTCCTGCAACAGCGAAAGACGCTCCTCGATCCGGTTGTTCTTTATGGCGATGGCCAGGGCTTTTTTGGTTCCGATCAGCACCACCATTTTTTTGGCGCGGGTAACCGCCGTATATAACAGATTCCGCTGCAGCATCAGAAAATGCTGGGTGGTCACAGGCATCACAATCACCGGATACTCGTTGCCCTGGCTCTTATGGACCGACATCGCATAGGCCAGGACCAACTGGTCAAGCTCCTCCGCTTCATAGAGGACGGTCCGCTCTCCTTCAACCTCGGGAAAAACTACTGTCATGCTGCGCTCTTCAGCGTCAATCCGCCGGATTCGCCCGATATCCCCGTTATAAACCTGCTTTTGGTAGTCATTCTTGAGTTGCATCACCTTGTCGCCGATCCGGAATGAGACAGCGCCGTTTTTGAGCTCGGGTTTATCGGCGGCGGCCGGGTTCAAGGCCGCCTGCAGCACCTGATTGAGATTCTCGACGCCGGTGATGGTCCGGCGCATCGGAGTCAGAACTTGAATATCCTCGATCGGGTCGCAGTGCAGATACTCGGGCAGCCGGGTCTTGACCAACCCCGGCAGAACCGTGGTGATATGCTCGGGATTGTCATCC from Hydrogenispora ethanolica includes these protein-coding regions:
- a CDS encoding EamA family transporter — translated: MSLWVIQIIISIALGVAGQLLFKEGAARLDVSLSGAAGVFPLLWRMFAEPLIFIGLVCYGVSTVFWILVLKQKNLSMVYPLIASSYILVVFFSWLFRHETVAPSRWVGALIITVGVWLIARG
- a CDS encoding shikimate kinase; this translates as MNGKNIVFIGMPGSGKSTLGVLLAKHLGMAFLDTDLIIQQREGRLLQSIIDQDGVVEFLQIEAAVVQQIRVADTVIATGGSVIYSAPAIEQLRRDSILVYLQLSYPAIEQRIQNMASRGIALAEGQQLVDLYHERIPLYEANADLTMPCDGLSVDELIFKISDLLKPLLASQDPTRP
- a CDS encoding glycerate kinase, yielding MKIILAPDSFKGSLTAPQVCKAMADGIAALIPDAAVVKMPMADGGEGTVEAVVTATAGEIIPCPARDPLGREIRSFFGLTGDRSAAIIEMAAASGLPLLSEAEKNPLITSTYGTGQLIRAALDLGVKKIILGIGGSATNDGGTGMAKALGVRFLDAAGLELKEGGGDLGRLARIERSGLDPRIASTEFLVACDVTNPLTGPEGAAAVYGPQKGATPEMVAQLDAGLERLAERVREELGQDIQWLPGAGAAGGLGGGLVAFLNARLTSGIELVMEVTQFEKQLQDAQLVLTGEGRIDFQSAFGKTISGVGKLAGAAGVPVIGIAGSLGAGYEQVYQSGITAVTSIISRPMTLEEALADSQRLIREATARSLKFFLAGAARRP
- the yiaK gene encoding 3-dehydro-L-gulonate 2-dehydrogenase → MKRVNYAEMVEQLTRVLCRQGFEIERAGACAKIFADNSRDGVYSHGLNRFPRFIEYIQKGYIAMDAQPELVQRFGTWERWDGHLGPGSLNAQFAMNRAIQQARENGMGCVALKNTNHWMRGGTYGWQAAEAECIGICWSNTTPNMPVWGGRERRLGNNPLVLAVPRAAGHIVLDMALSQFSMGKVEIYQRRHEMLPFDGGFDKEGKITRDPEAISETLLGLPIGYWKGSGLSFLLDLVATVLSGGNSTAEIGRLESEYALSQVFLAFDLSVLPDPEAVRGTIMRLIDHIHQSEPLREGERIYYPGERTLQTRNENLEQGIPVDEAIWKQVLAM
- the csrA gene encoding carbon storage regulator CsrA, whose product is MLVLTRKLNESIMVGDDVKITIVDVKGDQVKLGITAPREVAVHREEVYREIQKENQLAALSQPNLEKLDRLFKK
- the fliW gene encoding flagellar assembly protein FliW, whose product is MQIETKFFGPQEISEADCITFKNGLPGFESRHVYTIMHYKEDSPFFILQSIEQPELALILIEFNQVAPGFSFEISDEDAAEIGLASPAEAVTYAVVVLPADISQATVNLAAPIIVGLSSRMGKQIILHHPAYQLRHPLFTSSDTSIHKKTAVR
- the flgL gene encoding flagellar hook-associated protein FlgL, whose protein sequence is MRVTSRMNSLSFLSDIMSREAEIQKKSSQYASGVVIQRPSDDPIGTARTMLMNSSIYQIKQYTNNSQEARTWLNSADKALQSVDEYLQRAYELLERGANSTLSDEQRIAIAEEIDQICSGIMEVANTNIDNRYIFAGTDVTSIPYNLRVSVSGNPLDLHDQPIVIDASNNRFQLQLDDGTVKTIVLPVESYGVYDGTSGKTLNDLTKAIQKQLDVAGFAVPVSVKMTPDNKITFYAGTTPPDGKTHTVVLRNAVTASGNVQAASAPAGTPPTIVLDSSADATDDFYTGNTVTFKNSDGTLETRKIVSYDGATRTATLDEACNTAVSATSTYDVVDSTLGQLGFADQATTRQLVGTSISSPVTVLGKYPLTGQVASATGSSVTLTSDATATADFYKNWTITIVSGPGAGQTQTITGYDGTTKEAALSGSWSVPLPDATSVYSLSPPLEGTVSAASADSDKIYLDSNAITTSFYMGMPITITDGAGQGQTRTIKSVEYDSVAGKYYAKLDSPLNTLPDASSKYSINANYFANEDNRFKISLGQGTSYEISLDSGTYSLTEFAAQLEKKIQNIGGDYANIKVSVNSDNQLSLVYQDPSGANKTLPIKLESGSSADILDKMGFISGDHSDQARPNYEGDYGSLNYEINVGVSLGVNQVGADIFDSIFTNLRKFSQDLRTGDLDALGDEDIRLFKQDQQKVLVAQSQIGTKVNRLESGITRMSGVEDYLTSMMSTINDTEYARIVMELKTQQAAYDAALQISGQLIPKTLLDYLD